Proteins co-encoded in one Streptomyces sp. SLBN-31 genomic window:
- a CDS encoding NAD(P)(+) transhydrogenase (Re/Si-specific) subunit beta has translation MDTVSNAVHYVFLGTAACFVLGLHLMNHPRTARRGNAISAGAMAVAIAATVWLVIHEDTITTTGWLVLVSGGLIGAALGLYAAREVKMTAMPQLVSLFNAVGGGAAALIAVNDLLQADHPAALGARVSLPGALDIVIGAVTFSGSLIAAGKLQGVVSGAPVVFPGARLLNVLLPASFVAGTVWLVLSPDSLGALYGLVAVALLFGVTMVLPIGGADMPVVIALLNAFTGSAVAMAGFVLNETALIIAGMLVSSSGGILTKLMADAMNRSIANIVVGGFGTGDSAPAAVAGGAPAQVRPVSADDVAIQLAYASKVIFVPGYGLAAAQAQHELGDLAKLLSDNGVDVSYAVHPVAGRMPGHMNVLLAEANVPYTQLKEMDDVNPEFPQADVALVIGANDVTNPIARKPGNAISGMPILDVDKAKSVVVIKRSMGHGYAGIDNELYTDPKTGMFFTDAKKGLSELKSAVGEFVG, from the coding sequence ATGGACACCGTCTCCAACGCCGTCCACTACGTCTTCCTCGGCACCGCGGCCTGCTTCGTGCTCGGCCTGCACCTGATGAACCATCCGCGCACCGCCCGCCGCGGCAACGCGATCTCCGCCGGTGCCATGGCCGTCGCGATCGCCGCCACCGTGTGGCTGGTGATCCACGAGGACACGATCACCACGACCGGCTGGCTGGTGCTCGTCTCCGGCGGCCTGATCGGCGCCGCGCTCGGCCTGTACGCCGCGCGCGAGGTCAAGATGACCGCCATGCCCCAACTGGTCAGCCTGTTCAACGCAGTCGGCGGCGGGGCCGCCGCCCTCATCGCCGTCAACGACCTGCTCCAGGCCGACCACCCGGCCGCCCTCGGCGCCCGCGTCTCCCTGCCGGGCGCCCTGGACATCGTGATCGGCGCGGTCACCTTCTCCGGATCGCTCATCGCGGCCGGCAAGCTCCAGGGCGTCGTCTCCGGCGCGCCGGTCGTCTTCCCGGGAGCACGGCTGCTCAACGTGCTGCTGCCGGCCTCCTTCGTCGCCGGCACCGTCTGGCTGGTGCTGTCGCCCGACTCCCTCGGCGCCCTCTACGGGCTCGTGGCCGTCGCCCTGCTGTTCGGCGTGACGATGGTGCTGCCCATCGGCGGCGCGGACATGCCGGTCGTCATCGCCCTGCTGAACGCCTTCACCGGATCCGCGGTCGCGATGGCCGGCTTCGTCCTGAACGAGACCGCGCTGATCATCGCGGGCATGCTGGTCAGCTCCTCCGGTGGCATCCTCACCAAGCTGATGGCCGACGCCATGAACCGGTCCATCGCCAACATCGTGGTCGGCGGCTTCGGCACCGGTGACAGCGCCCCGGCGGCCGTCGCCGGAGGCGCCCCCGCCCAGGTGCGGCCGGTCTCCGCCGACGACGTCGCGATCCAGCTCGCCTACGCGAGCAAGGTCATCTTCGTCCCGGGCTACGGCCTGGCCGCCGCCCAGGCCCAGCACGAACTCGGCGACCTCGCCAAGCTGCTCAGCGACAACGGCGTGGACGTCAGCTACGCCGTCCACCCGGTCGCGGGCCGCATGCCCGGGCACATGAACGTGCTGCTGGCCGAGGCCAACGTCCCCTACACCCAGCTGAAGGAGATGGACGACGTCAACCCCGAGTTCCCGCAGGCCGACGTCGCGCTCGTCATCGGCGCCAACGACGTCACCAACCCGATCGCCCGCAAGCCCGGCAACGCGATCTCGGGCATGCCGATCCTGGACGTCGACAAGGCCAAGAGCGTCGTGGTCATCAAGCGCTCGATGGGCCACGGATACGCGGGCATCGACAACGAGCTCTACACCGACCCCAAGACCGGGATGTTCTTCACCGACGCGAAGAAGGGCCTGAGCGAACTGAAGTCGGCGGTCGGCGAGTTCGTCGGCTGA
- a CDS encoding NAD(P) transhydrogenase subunit alpha translates to MNELDLLTAITVFVLSVLVGVEVISKVPATLHTPLMSGSNSVHGIVVIGAMLIAAESHTWLGYVLAFVAMVFGAMNVVGGYVVTDRMLEMFRARPSEKKDV, encoded by the coding sequence GTGAACGAACTCGATCTCCTCACCGCGATCACCGTCTTCGTGCTGAGCGTCCTGGTCGGCGTCGAGGTCATCAGCAAGGTCCCCGCGACCCTGCACACCCCGCTGATGTCCGGCTCGAACTCCGTGCACGGCATCGTCGTCATCGGCGCCATGCTGATCGCCGCCGAGTCGCACACCTGGCTCGGCTACGTCCTGGCCTTCGTGGCCATGGTGTTCGGCGCGATGAACGTCGTCGGCGGATACGTCGTCACCGATCGGATGCTGGAGATGTTCCGGGCCAGGCCGAGTGAGAAGAAGGACGTGTGA
- a CDS encoding NAD(P) transhydrogenase subunit alpha codes for MPNVTVGAVRERAPGERRVALVPEAVTLLTRAGIDVLVETGAGSGAWFTDADYTEAGAGVVPADELYTRADAVLCVGPPDAETARSLRAGQTLIGLLEPLRHPALVRELAERGARTVSLDLLPRTLSRAQSMDALTSQANVAGYKAAVLAADSYDRFFPMLTTAAGTMRPAQVLVLGAGVAGLQAIATARRLGAVVTAYDVRPESRGEVESLGARFLDIQSQAPGEPGAGQGGYARELTEEEQRAQRAALDAHIARTDIVITTAQVPGRKPPLLVTAAAVRGMKPGSVVVDLAASDLGGNVEGSEPDKTDVLDNGVTVIGAGRLPSAMATAASTAYARNLVALLRHLVRDGELVLDPADEITAALLGEASPKGGATS; via the coding sequence ATGCCAAACGTCACCGTAGGTGCCGTACGGGAGCGGGCGCCCGGCGAACGCCGTGTCGCCCTGGTCCCCGAGGCGGTCACCCTGCTCACCCGGGCCGGCATCGACGTCCTGGTCGAGACCGGGGCCGGCTCAGGCGCCTGGTTCACCGACGCCGACTACACCGAGGCGGGCGCCGGCGTCGTACCGGCGGACGAGCTGTACACGCGTGCGGACGCCGTGCTGTGCGTGGGCCCGCCGGACGCCGAGACCGCACGCTCGCTGCGCGCCGGACAGACCCTGATCGGCCTGCTCGAACCACTGCGCCACCCGGCGCTCGTGCGGGAACTGGCCGAGCGCGGAGCGCGCACGGTGAGCCTCGATCTGCTGCCGCGCACCCTCAGCCGCGCCCAGTCCATGGACGCGCTGACCTCCCAGGCCAATGTCGCCGGCTACAAGGCGGCCGTCCTCGCGGCCGACTCCTACGACCGGTTCTTCCCGATGCTGACCACCGCGGCGGGCACCATGCGCCCGGCGCAGGTCCTGGTCCTCGGCGCCGGGGTGGCCGGGCTGCAGGCGATCGCCACCGCCCGCCGCCTCGGCGCCGTCGTCACGGCGTACGACGTACGCCCCGAGTCGAGAGGGGAGGTGGAGTCGCTGGGCGCCCGGTTCCTGGACATCCAGAGCCAGGCACCAGGGGAACCGGGCGCCGGACAGGGCGGCTACGCACGGGAGCTGACCGAGGAGGAGCAGCGGGCCCAGCGCGCGGCACTGGACGCGCACATCGCCCGCACCGACATCGTCATCACCACCGCCCAGGTGCCCGGCCGCAAGCCGCCGCTGCTGGTCACCGCCGCCGCCGTGCGGGGCATGAAACCCGGCTCGGTCGTCGTCGACCTCGCCGCGAGCGACCTCGGCGGCAACGTCGAGGGATCCGAGCCCGACAAGACTGACGTCCTCGACAACGGCGTCACCGTCATCGGCGCCGGCCGGCTGCCGTCCGCCATGGCGACCGCGGCCTCCACGGCCTACGCCCGCAACCTCGTCGCGCTCCTGCGCCACCTCGTGCGCGACGGCGAACTCGTCCTCGACCCGGCCGACGAGATCACGGCCGCGCTCCTGGGCGAAGCGTCACCGAAGGGAGGCGCGACATCGTGA
- a CDS encoding zinc-dependent alcohol dehydrogenase, with protein MKAAVVTDFGKPLEIQDLPVPEPGPGQVLVKMEASGLCHTDIHAAHGDWPVKPRPPFIPGHEGIGPVTAVGAGVPADLVGKRVAVPWLGSSCGTCRYCVSGWETLCESQVNSGYSVDGCYAEYAVADASGIVHVPDGVSSLDAAPLTCAGVTTYKAIKVARVVPAERVAVFGVGGLGHLALQYARLVGGLVTAVDLEPDKLGLAHRLGADEIVNARTHDPVEEIKKAGGADVAVVLAAAPKAFEQAFRSLNRGGRLVMVALPADNAAINVPIFETVLGGISVIGSIVGTRQDLAEVFALHAAGRTQVIAETRRLDQVNDSFDEVLGGRAEARLVFEF; from the coding sequence ATGAAGGCAGCAGTCGTCACCGACTTCGGCAAGCCCCTGGAGATCCAGGACCTGCCCGTCCCCGAGCCCGGCCCCGGCCAGGTACTCGTGAAGATGGAGGCCTCCGGCCTCTGCCACACCGACATTCACGCGGCGCACGGCGACTGGCCGGTCAAGCCCCGGCCGCCGTTCATCCCCGGCCACGAGGGCATCGGACCCGTCACGGCCGTCGGCGCCGGCGTCCCGGCCGACCTCGTCGGCAAGCGGGTCGCCGTGCCGTGGCTCGGCTCGTCGTGCGGCACCTGCCGCTACTGCGTCTCCGGCTGGGAGACTCTGTGCGAGTCCCAGGTCAACTCCGGCTACAGCGTGGACGGTTGCTACGCCGAGTACGCCGTCGCCGACGCGAGCGGGATCGTGCACGTGCCCGACGGGGTCAGCTCCCTCGACGCGGCACCCCTGACCTGCGCCGGCGTCACTACGTACAAGGCGATCAAGGTCGCCCGCGTCGTCCCCGCCGAGCGGGTCGCCGTCTTCGGCGTCGGCGGCCTCGGCCACCTCGCCCTGCAGTACGCGCGTCTCGTCGGCGGCCTGGTCACCGCCGTCGACCTGGAACCCGACAAGCTCGGCCTGGCCCACCGGCTCGGCGCCGACGAGATCGTCAACGCCCGCACCCACGACCCGGTCGAGGAGATCAAGAAGGCCGGCGGCGCGGACGTCGCCGTCGTGCTCGCCGCTGCCCCCAAGGCCTTCGAGCAGGCGTTCAGGTCGCTCAACCGCGGGGGACGCCTGGTCATGGTCGCGCTGCCCGCCGACAACGCCGCGATCAATGTGCCCATCTTCGAGACCGTCCTCGGCGGCATCTCCGTCATAGGCTCGATAGTGGGCACGCGCCAGGACCTGGCCGAGGTCTTCGCCCTGCACGCCGCCGGCCGCACCCAGGTCATCGCCGAGACCCGGCGCCTGGACCAGGTCAACGACTCCTTCGACGAGGTCCTCGGCGGACGGGCCGAAGCCCGGCTCGTCTTCGAGTTCTGA
- a CDS encoding DUF779 domain-containing protein, producing the protein MSEKAENGTAGRVTATPAARGAIAALCAAQGGPVMFVQSGGCCDGSDPMCFEGGEFALGAGDLLVGEIDGCTFHVDADQYERSAAPPSSWTSKRAHRADSPSQPGTGCTS; encoded by the coding sequence ATGTCCGAGAAGGCGGAGAACGGCACCGCCGGGCGCGTCACCGCCACACCGGCGGCGCGCGGGGCGATCGCGGCCCTGTGCGCCGCCCAGGGCGGGCCGGTGATGTTCGTCCAGTCGGGCGGCTGCTGCGACGGCAGCGACCCCATGTGCTTCGAGGGCGGCGAATTCGCCCTGGGAGCGGGCGACCTGCTCGTCGGCGAGATCGACGGCTGCACCTTCCACGTGGACGCCGACCAGTACGAGCGCTCGGCCGCCCCTCCTTCGTCCTGGACGTCGAAGAGGGCACACCGGGCGGATTCTCCCTCGCAGCCGGGGACGGGCTGCACTTCGTGA
- a CDS encoding aldehyde dehydrogenase family protein — MKYESPGRPGSPVDVAPRYENFIGGKWQAPTTDQYSANLCPATAKPICEIPRSGAADIELALDAAHAAQGKWGEASTAERAAVLNKVADAIDAHREELAVAESWDNGKPVRETLAADIPLAADHFRYFAAAIRAEESEITEIDKNLIAYHFHEPLGVVGQIIPFNFPLLMAAWKLAPALAAGNATVIKPASPTPWSILKLMEVVGDLLPAGVLNVVNGPGAEIGKALATSKRIAKVAFTGETVTGRLIMQYAAENIIPVTLELGGKSPNIFFNDVAAHDDDFLNKAVEGLVLYAFNKGEVCTCPSRALIQEDIYEEFMARCLERIRAIKQGDPLDTDTMMGPQVSKQQIEKIASYVEIGLKEGAELLVGGHRPSMGGEFENGYFFEPTVLKGHNRMRVFQEEIFGPVLAVTTFKDEAEALEIANDTLYGLGAGVWSRDTSRTYRMGRAIKAGRVWTNCYHQYPAGAAFGGYKISGIGRETHKMMLEHYSQTKNLLVSYDDKPLGLF; from the coding sequence ATGAAGTACGAGTCTCCGGGCAGGCCCGGCAGCCCGGTCGACGTGGCGCCACGCTACGAGAACTTCATCGGAGGCAAGTGGCAGGCGCCCACCACCGATCAGTACTCGGCCAACCTGTGCCCGGCCACCGCCAAGCCCATCTGTGAGATCCCGCGCTCGGGGGCCGCCGACATCGAACTCGCCCTCGACGCCGCCCACGCCGCCCAGGGCAAGTGGGGCGAGGCCTCCACCGCCGAGCGGGCCGCGGTGCTGAACAAGGTCGCCGACGCCATCGACGCCCACCGCGAGGAACTCGCGGTCGCCGAGAGCTGGGACAACGGCAAGCCGGTCCGCGAGACCCTGGCCGCCGACATCCCCCTCGCCGCCGACCACTTCCGCTACTTCGCGGCCGCGATCCGCGCCGAGGAGAGCGAGATCACCGAGATCGACAAGAACCTGATCGCCTACCACTTCCACGAGCCGCTGGGCGTGGTCGGCCAGATCATCCCGTTCAACTTCCCGCTGCTGATGGCCGCGTGGAAGCTCGCCCCGGCGCTCGCCGCAGGCAACGCCACCGTCATCAAGCCGGCCTCGCCCACCCCGTGGTCGATCCTGAAGCTGATGGAGGTCGTCGGTGACCTGCTCCCGGCGGGCGTCCTCAACGTCGTCAACGGCCCCGGCGCCGAGATCGGCAAGGCCCTCGCGACCAGCAAGCGCATCGCCAAGGTCGCCTTCACCGGCGAGACCGTCACCGGCCGCCTGATCATGCAGTACGCGGCGGAGAACATCATCCCCGTCACCCTGGAGCTCGGCGGCAAGTCGCCGAACATCTTCTTCAACGACGTGGCCGCCCACGACGACGACTTCCTCAACAAGGCCGTCGAGGGACTCGTCCTGTACGCGTTCAACAAGGGCGAGGTCTGCACCTGCCCCTCCCGCGCGCTCATCCAGGAGGACATCTACGAGGAGTTCATGGCACGTTGCCTGGAGCGCATCCGCGCCATCAAGCAGGGCGACCCGCTCGACACCGACACCATGATGGGACCCCAGGTCTCCAAGCAGCAGATCGAGAAGATCGCGTCGTACGTCGAGATCGGCCTGAAGGAGGGCGCCGAGCTCCTGGTCGGCGGCCACCGGCCCTCCATGGGCGGCGAGTTCGAGAACGGCTACTTCTTCGAACCGACCGTCCTCAAGGGCCACAACAGGATGCGGGTCTTCCAGGAGGAGATCTTCGGACCCGTCCTCGCGGTCACCACGTTCAAGGACGAGGCCGAGGCCCTGGAGATCGCCAACGACACGCTGTACGGCCTGGGCGCCGGCGTGTGGAGCCGCGACACCTCCCGCACCTACCGGATGGGCCGCGCGATCAAGGCCGGCCGCGTCTGGACCAACTGCTACCACCAGTACCCCGCGGGTGCCGCGTTCGGTGGCTACAAGATCTCCGGCATCGGCCGCGAGACCCACAAGATGATGCTCGAGCACTACAGCCAGACCAAGAACCTCCTGGTCAGCTACGACGACAAACCGCTCGGGCTGTTCTAG